The following proteins come from a genomic window of Takifugu rubripes chromosome 11, fTakRub1.2, whole genome shotgun sequence:
- the serpinf2b gene encoding serpin peptidase inhibitor, clade F (alpha-2 antiplasmin, pigment epithelium derived factor), member 2b → MDLHLTLLLICLCSHGIAKGQVTNESIPLMPLIPLIPSIPIEKPENNSATKVPAAANTSQPDSSEDGRNEDYCLIGRSLESREAIAAAIQKLGVQLLQNLEATPEQPNIIISPLSISLALSQLALGAVNETRELLMHHLHERALPCYHESLHNILAGLRKNDLQIATQIFLRQGFQPKQDFVNKSRHLYGSEPAELKSLQQINDWVYNATNGKMPQFLSALPLNVLVMLINAVHFKGDWVARFDPRFTSRGAFYLDDNNMIDVEVMEDAKHPLSLFIDNEMDAQVARFRFRKLMSLLVVMPTSSQVSVASLLPKLNVSKLYSRLPKERAVQVKVPKFKLEYSQELQEVFTKIGLGEIFSRPNLAEIADGPLLVSSVMHKSTMEINEEGAEAAAATTVVISRASSPVFHMTQPFFFAVMDDTTEVPIFMGVVNNPNPGAPVMQTGDKVGFPIDKSMTRFEGPPK, encoded by the exons ATGGACCTTCATCTGACACTCCTGTTGATCTGTCTCTGCAGCCACGGAATAGCT AAAGGTCAGGTGACAAACGAGTCAATCCCCTTGATGCCGCTTATTCCCTTGATTCCCAGCATTCCCATTGAG AAACCAGAAAACAACAGTGCCACCAAAGTACCTGCGGCGGCGAACACCAGCCAGCCAGACTCGTCGGAGGATGGGCGGAATGAGGACTATTGCTTAATTGGGCGGAGCCTCGAGTCCAGGGAGGCCATCGCTGCCGCCATTCAAAAGCTTGgagtgcagctgctgcaaaaCCTCGAGGCAACACCGGAGCAGCCAAATATCATCATATCCCCTTTAAGCATATCATTAGCTCTCTCCCAGCTGGCTTTGG GCGCCGTAAATGAGACACGGGAGCTGCTGATGCATCATCTCCATGAACGCGCTCTCCCCTGCTACCACGAATCCCTGCATAACATCTTAGCGGGGCTCCGAAAAAACGACCTCCAAATTGCAACGCAGATCTTCCTTCGCCAAG ggtttCAGCCAAAGCAAGACTTCGTCAATAAATCTCGGCATTTGTACGGCTCAGAGCCGGCTGAGTTAAAGAGCCTGCAGCAGATAAATGACTGGGTGTACAATGCAACAAATGGAAAAATGCCCCAGTTCCTGTCAGCATTACCCCTAAATGTGCTCGTCATGCTCATCAATGCTGTCCATTTTAAAG GAGACTGGGTAGCACGATTTGACCCACGCTTCACCTCCAGGGGTGCGTTCTACCTCGACGACAATAACATGATTGACGTTGAAGTGATGGAAGATGCCAAGCACCCCCTGAGTTTATTTATTGACAATGAAATGGACGCTCAG GTGGCCAGATTCCGATTCAGGAAGCTGATGAGTTTGCTGGTGGTCATGCCCACGTCCAGCCAGGTCAGCGTGGCTTCACTTTTACCCAAGCTGAATGTCTCAAAGCTGTACAGCCGCCTGCCAAAAGAGAGGGCCGTGCAAGTGAAAGTCCCCAAATTCAAACTGGAATATTCCCAAGAGCTCCAGGAAGTTTTCACCAAAATAG gtCTTGGGGAGATATTTTCCCGTCCCAATTTGGCCGAGATTGCTGACGGCCCCTTGCTGGTGTCAAGTGTGATGCACAAGTCCACAATGGAGATCAACGAGGAAGGTGcggaagctgctgcagccaccACCGTGGTCATCTCCAGGGCGTCCAGTCCCGTTTTCCACATGACCCAGCCTTTCTTCTTTGCTGTGATGGATGACACCACTGAAGTGCCCATCTTCATGGGTGTCGTCAACAACCCGAATCCTGGAGCTCCAGTCATGCAGACAGGGGATAAAGTTGGATTCCCAATTGATAAGAGCATGACTCGCTTTGAAGGCCCACCTAAGTAG
- the wdr81 gene encoding WD repeat-containing protein 81, with protein MDWLVRCVERDLGVDRRQQGLGPRPAEIVALVPTRWVAGLREKRIGRCARYDGISEAEIHTYLQCSQAKLPAGWTRVCIQALRKSKLNYRLARDPCHQPVDLLSQDSFVKTMQRVSQHNIRNLWREAHSKYVQPYAGTSEQMHIAAVDAVRHALQKLFNSTFISCDKVSPSISPAREKEKESYSATCYSKPQPEHLCPNVVPAEGLLETAEMLYVILPYTQYSLLDIVSFSPATLANSHAKVLFILYQLLIALQACHSAGLSCGELSLQDVAVDEQLCGRLKLNLAHYEELGVQGAQDGSVASIQVPKGVQEKERLSRSQVEKRLCEDCFGELKSLVLDWVHGRVSNFCYLMELNRLAGRRQGDPNYHPVLPWVVDFTVPFGKFRDLRRSKFRLNKGDKQLDFTYEMTKEALAAAVGNGVGGSGVGDLSGSVGTGGSGQPEHLHVPHHISDVLSDITYFVYKARQTPKSVLCSHVRSQWEPNEYPASMERMQSWTPDECIPEFYTDPSIFRSIHPDMPDLDVPSWCKSYEDFIEVHRRLLESREVSQHLHHWIDLTFGYKLSGKEAVKAKNVCLHLVDNHTNLTTYGVVQLFDQPHPPRLSPSQYAPAEPPLLGLASLTVPSLYIPQIDTVADSLDGMVLESTGCETGGFMLDKDTELEQGMEALDSLGSISAACPVPIPCIGAGGGKMSDHAVLIASQSPSSFPGDFPGGSRSALGQRSGAASKKHSDASVANGEDVKITLPEGFNPLQPLEELEKLNNFLVKSLHADVCDSPGSRDTDGVTAESLPSLTQLHQRDMQALGVLIAEIFYSSKLRGLRPDTPLRKRFQAVMKLCSASLRDVPLSLHHALETLLQIGKRSKMTDDTPDCPHPLLFKYDPISDGLPPPNPYQLLNLTISPFPFPSYFAGLHHFIFSYHAKRNTTCSVQGRDVVFHLWQQLETMLRSNITAEGLEILLPFILALMVEESTAVYAAWYLFEPIARVLGPRNANKYLLKPLINVYENPNCLRARFYLYTDCFILQLIVRLGLQAFLSSLLPHVLQVITGFESCLSGLSGEACKGLTGGTMHLEEEDFQCDESRQPSGSVSGSMGGGGGATGGVTGVGDTGLSNYSSGISLNDQVFLSEAEDFQNEFYVNGGAAGKEPNQNSTSKDQDQESLSVGKLSDKSSTSELSLGDGDSMRDRASLKSADSSQDLKQASEGEEGGELDEEEAPETSEQKQRTDGTDASSLELKLSGCTQTSVAMLEGGFGNDEAEKGNVGAKEEGGDHNPSEDSDEKEHKILQDTVCKTVRWLSATLGPTVTSRYVARNLLRLLTNCYIGPANHQLVSPMFEESLESVGMGNVYEKKTVVGDQTAGPVLDCLIYVAQLYGEPVLTYQYLPYIGYLVSPPSSQRLNTRKEASLLGAIALTQKIIVFLSDTTLMDMLMKINQDVLLPLLDLLTTPRMGFPSGVHTRTVVCLKTLSLIALICLRIGREMVQQHMADTLRQFFAVFSLLNSLQPQLEAAPRRIVGEVTIVDVCTPDESTVTYELGVLEELQCVFNPEMAYASYIPFCCLMGDTALRKLVPNHQLVWQLGQAYHQSPECNPTSASRAEVSTSSAAGFPRRIGCSPFSAPTSSSPGNSIPESGTFGSHLVGNRIHVSQDADYVGNPKLSLSSSWGRSAHTTPIITTASSFPAPSTSTASFSSSWVTSSTLEDSALKQELPRSGRSLQGNWLAYWQYEIGLNQQDPHFHFHQIRLQSFIGHSGTTKCLAPLTGEDYFLSGSKDKTVKLWPLYNHGDGTQEVEPRLTYNDHRKSVFYVGQVEASQEVVSCDGTVHLWDQYTGKQIRSYEAVDGKNPITAVSTMPGPHCSVVFGSADSVLRFIDPRKPGLQHEFRLAYNNVGSGLIRYLAVSPSGRTVAAGFSSGFIVLLDARTGLILKGWLAHDGDILQMKAAEGNVVISSSSDYTLTVWKDLEHKPLRQYKSHSDPIHAFDLYGSELVTGTVANKISVYSMGDISASPVSAMKLSSENFRGTLTSLAVLPTKRLLLLGSENGAIRLLA; from the exons ATGGATTGGTTAGTGCGTTGTGTTGAGAGAGACTTGGGAGTCGACCGGCGACAGCAAGGACTTGGTCCGCGTCCTGCTGAGATCGTCGCCCTGGTTCCCACTCGCTGGGTGGCTGGTCTGAGGGAGAAGAGGATAGGGCGTTGTGCACGCTATGATGGGATCAGTGAGGCGGAAATTCACACATACCTTCAGTGTTCCCAGGCAAAGCTGCCTGCTGGCTGGACACGGGTGTGCATCCAGGCTCTGAGGAAAAGTAAACTGAACTACAGACTTGCCAGAGACCCCTGTCATCAACCAGTGGATCTCCTGTCACAGGATTCTTTTGTCAAAACCATGCAGCGTGTGTCACAACATAACATCAG GAATCTGTGGCGTGAGGCTCATTCCAAATACGTGCAGCCATATGCTGGGACCAGTGAGCAGATGCACATAGCAGCTGTAGATGCAGTGCGTCATGCTCTACAGAAGCTTTTCAACTCAACGTTCATCTCATGTGACAAAGTTTCACCATCTATCTCTCCagccagagagaaggagaaagaaagtTACAGTGCGACTTGTTATTCCAAGCCTCAGCCGGAGCACCTGTGCCCCAATGTTGTTCCTGCAGAGGGTTTGCTGGAGACAGCAGAGATGCTCTATGTCATTCTGCCTTACACGCAGTATTCACTTCTTGATATTGTCTCCTTTAGCCCAGCAACGCTCGCCAACAGCCATGCCAAAGTGTTGTTCATTCTCTACCAGCTGCTGATAGCCCTGCAGGCCTGTCACTCAGCGGGGCTGTCCTGTGGAGAGCTCTCCCTGCAGGATGTAGCGGTTGACGAGCAGCTCTGCGGTCGTCTAAAGCTGAACTTGGCGCATTACGAGGAGCTGGGAGTGCAAGGGGCACAAGATGGTAGTGTTGCTAGTATTCAAGTACCAAAAGGTGTTCAGGAAAAGGAGCGCTTGAGTAGGAGCCAAGTGGAGAAAAGACTTTGCGAAGACTGCTTCGGGGAGCTCAAGTCGCTGGTGCTCGACTGGGTTCACGGAAGAGTGAGTAATTTCTGCTACCTGATGGAGCTAAACAGGCTAGCAGGTAGGCGACAAGGAGACCCGAATTACCACCCAGTTCTTCCATGGGTGGTGGATTTCACTGTGCCATTTGGAAAATTCCGGGATCTCAGGAGGTCAAAGTTTAGGCTCAATAAAGGAGATAAGCAGCTGGACTTCACCTATGAAATGACCAAAGAGGCTTTGGCAGCTGCGGTTGGTAATGGGGTCGGCGGTAGCGGTGTAGGTGACCTGAGTGGCTCTGTAGGTACTGGTGGCAGCGGGCAGCCGGAGCACCTCCACGTGCCTCATCACATATCCGACGTGCTCTCCGACATTACCTACTTTGTCTACAAAGCCCGACAGACGCCCAAGTCGGTGCTGTGCAGCCATGTCCGATCCCAGTGGGAGCCGAACGAGTACCCGGCGAGCATGGAACGGATGCAGAGCTGGACTCCAGATGAGTGCATTCCAGAGTTCTACACCGATCCCTCCATATTCCGCTCCATACATCCAGACATGCCGGACCTAGATGTGCCTTCCTGGTGCAAGTCCTACGAGGACTTTATTGAGGTCCACCGCCGCCttctggagagcagagaggtgtcccagcactTGCACCATTGGATCGATCTCACATTTGGGTACAAGTTGTCTGGAAAAGAAGCTGTCAAAGCAAAGAACGTTTGCCTCCACCTGGTGGACAACCACACTAATCTCACTACCTACGGCGTGGTTCAGCTGTTTGATCAACCCCACCCACCGCGCTTATCTCCTTCCCAGTATGCCCCGGCGGAACCTCCTCTGCTTGGCCTCGCTTCTTTAACCGTGCCTTCTTTATACATCCCTCAGATTGACACAGTGGCAGACTCTTTGGATGGAATGGTGCTGGAGTCCACCGGTTGCGAGACCGGCGGTTTTATGTTGGACAAAGATACCGAGCTAGAACAAGGTATGGAAGCTCTGGACTCTCTAGGGTCCATTTCTGCTGCCTGTCCTGTTCCGATCCCCTGCATCGGAGCAGGTGGAGGGAAGATGTCGGATCACGCAGTGCTTATTGCGTCTCAGTCCCCAAGTTCCTTTCCTGGCGACTTTCCAGGTGGTTCCCGCAGCGCTCTGGGACAGAGAAGCGGTGCAGCAAGCAAAAAACACAGCGATGCTAGCGTCGCAAATGGAGAGGACGTCAAGATCACCCTCCCCGAAGGCTTCAACCCGCTGCAACCTttagaggagctggagaagctgaacaACTTCCTGGTGAAGAGTCTGCATGCAGACGTGTGCGATTCTCCGGGATCCAGGGATACAGACGGCGTGACGGCGGAGTCTCTCCCTTCTCTTACACAGCTGCACCAAAGAGACATGCAGGCTCTTGGTGTTCTCATCGCGGAGATATTCTACTCCTCTAAACTCAGAGGCCTGAGACCAGACACCCCCCTCAGAAAGCGGTTCCAAGCCGTCATGAAGTTATGCTCGGCCAGCCTTCGCGACGTGCCGCTCTCTTTACATCATGCTCTTGAAACACTGCTGCAAATTGGGAAACGCTCCAAAATGACTGATGATACACCTGATTGCCCACATCCGCTTCTTTTCAAGTACGACCCCATCTCTGACggtctgccccccccaaaccccTACCAGTTGTTGAACCTAACCATCTCTCCGTTCCCGTTCCCTTCCTATTTTGCGGGACTGcaccattttattttttcctaccACGCCAAGAGGAACACCACGTGTAGTGTCCAAGGAAGAGACGTCGTGTTTCACCTGTGGCAGCAGCTTGAAACGATGCTGCGGAGCAACATCACTGCCGAGGGTCTGGAAATCCTCCTGCCTTTCATCCTGGCGCTCATGGTTGAGGAGTCCACCGCGGTCTATGCTGCTTGGTACCTTTTTGAGCCCATTGCTCGAGTGCTCGGCCCCAGAAATGCAAACAAGTACCTTTTGAAGCCACTGATAAATGTGTATGAGAACCCGAACTGCCTCCGAGCGCGCTTTTACCTCTACACCGACTGTTTTATCCTGCAGCTCATTGTCAGACTTGGCCTCCAGGCCTTTTTGTCCAGCCTGCTCCCGCACGTGTTGCAGGTCATTACTGGCTTTGAAAGCTGTCTCTCGGGCCTGAGCGGCGAAGCTTGCAAAGGCCTGACGGGCGGCACGATGCATTTGGAAGAGGAAGATTTCCAGTGCGATGAGTCGCGGCAGCCTTCCGGGTCCGTCAGTGGGAGTatgggaggtggaggtggagccaCTGGAGGTGTCACGGGAGTGGGGGACACAGGTTTGTCCAATTACTCCTCCGGCATCAGTCTTAATGATCAGGTTTTTCTGTCAGAGGCTGAGGACTTTCAGAACGAGTTCTACGTCAACGGCGGTGCTGCTGGGAAAGAGCCGAACCAGAACTCTACATCCAAGGATCAGGATCAAGAATCTCTGAGTGTGGGGAAGCTAAGCGACAAAAGCAGCACAAGTGAGCTCTCGCTGGGCGACGGAGACTCGATGCGAGACCGGGCCAGCCTCAAATCGGCCGACAGCAGCCAGGACCTCAAACAGGccagtgagggagaggagggaggagagctggacGAGGAAGAGGCCCCCGAGACCAGTGAGCAGAAACAGAGGACCGACGGAACCGATGCTTCCAGCCTGGAGCTCAAACTGTCTGGATGCACGCAGACTTCCGTTGCCATGCTAGAGGGGGGGTTTGGGAATGACGAGGCTGAAAAAGGCAACGTGGGAGCCAAAGAAGAGGGGGGAGACCACAATCCATCAGAAGATTCTGATGAGAAAGAGCACAAGATTCTTCAAG ATACCGTTTGCAAAACAGTCCGGTGGCTGTCGGCCACTCTGGGACCGACGGTGACGTCTCGATATGTGGCCAGAAATTTGCTGCGACTGCTCACAAACTGTTATATTG GACCAGCAAATCACCAGTTGGTGTCCCCCATGTTCGAAGAAAGCTTGGAAAGTGTTGGGATGGGTAACGtgtatgaaaagaaaacagtggtTGGAGACCAGACAGCAGGGCCTGTTTTGGACTGTCTCATCTACGTAGCTCAACTTTATGGAGAACCTGTGCTCACTTACCAGTACCTGCCCTATATCGGATACCTG GTGTCTCCACCTTCCTCGCAGCGTCTCAACACCCGGAAGGAGGCCAGCCTGCTCGGAGCCATTGCACTCACGCAGAAGATCATTGTCTTTCTGTCTGACACCACTCTTATGGACATGCTGATGAAGATCAATCAAGATGTGCTTCTGCCTCTTCTTGACCTGCTCACCACGCCTCGCATGGG TTTTCCCAGCGGGGTGCACACTCGCACTGTTGTCTGCCTGAAGACGCTCAGCCTGATCGCTCTCATTTGTCTGCGCATCGGGAGGGAAATGGTGCAGCAGCATATGGCCGACACGCTGCGTCAGTTCTTTGCAGTTTTTTCCCTCCTGAATTCTCTGCAGCCTCAG CTGGAAGCCGCCCCTCGCAGAATTGTGGGTGAGGTCACCATCGTGGATGTCTGCACGCCAGATGAGTCGACGGTCACATACGAGCTGGGAGTTTTAGAGgaactgcagtgtgtgtttaatcCCGAGATGGCGTACGCGTCATACATCCCCTTCTGCTGCCTCATGG GAGACACGGCACTTCGGAAACTTGTTCCCAACCATCAGCTGGTCTGGCAGTTGGGCCAGGCGTACCATCAAAGTCCAGAATGTAACCCCACATCGGCATCCAGGGCGGAGGTgtccacttcctctgctgctggtttcccCAGGCGCATAGGTTGCAGTCCGTTCTCTGCACCCACTTCCAGCTCGCCTGGAAACTCAATACCTGAGTCAGGCACGTTTGGGAGTCATCTGGTTGGAAACCGTATTCACGTGTCTCAGGACGCCGATTATGTCGGTAACCCAAAGTTGAGCTTGTCCAGCTCTTGGGGACGTTCGGCCCACACCActcccatcatcaccactgCCTCGAGCTTTCCAGCTCCATCCACCAGCACAGCCTCCTTTTCCTCGTCCTGGGTGACGAGTTCCACATTAGAGGACAGTGCTCTGAAGCAGGAGCTCCCTCGCAGCGGCCGCTCCCTGCAGGGCAACTGGCTGGCGTACTGGCAGTATGAAATTGGCCTGAACCAGCAGGATCCGCATTTCCACTTTCATCAAATTCGCCTGCAAAGCTTCATCGGTCACTCTGGCACAACAAAGTGTTTGGCGCCGCTGACGGGGGAGGattacttcctgtctggcaGTAAAGACAAAACGGTGAAGCTTTGGCCACTTTATAATCACGGCGACGgaacacaggaagtggaaccaaGGCTGACTTATAATGACCATCGCAAATCGGTCTTCTACGTGGGGCAGGTGGAGGCTTCACAGGAAGTAGTCAGCTGCGACGGGACCGTGCACCTGTGGGACCAGTACACAG GCAAACAGATCCGCTCTTATGAGGCAGTGGATGGCAAGAATCCAATCACAGCTGTCAGTACAATGCCGGGTCCACACTGCAGCGTCGTGTTTGGCAGCGCCGATTCTGTCCTCCGCTTCATCGATCCCCGTAAACCCGGCCTGCAG CATGAGTTTCGTCTGGCGTACAACAATGTGGGTTCTGGGCTCATCCGCTACCTGGCCGTTAGCCCTTCGGGTCGAACCGTGGCAGCGGGTTTCTCGTCTGGCTTCATTGTTCTGCTAGACGCACGCACTGGACTCATTCTGAAGGGCTGGCTGGCTCATGATGGAGATATCCTTCAAATGAAG gctgcagaaGGAAACGTGGtgatcagctcctcctctgattACACCCTCACCGTGTGGAAGGATCTGGAACACAAGCCTCTCCGACAGTACAAGTCCCACTCCGACCCCATCCATGCCTTCGACCTCTACGGCTCGGAGCTCGTCACGGGGACGGTGGCCAACAAGATCAGCGTGTACTCCATGGGGGACATCTCGGCGAGCCCAGTCAGCGCCATGAAGCTGAGCTCGGAGAATTTCCGCGGCACTCTGACCAGTCTCGCCGTCCTGCCCACCAAAAGGCTGCTTCTTCTGGGCTCCGAGAACGGTGCCATCCGCTTATTAGCTTAA